GCCGTTGCTGGCGATGCTCGCGATCGAGCGCGGACCGGGGAACCGCTTCAGGTCGAAGAAGTCCTCGTACGTGCTCGGCTTCCTGCCGCCGAACTTGTCGGTGCGGTAGCCGATGACGTTGGAGTACGTGATGACGGGTACGCGGTATCCCGTGGTGACCAACCGTTTCGGCTGCAGCTCCGAGCACGGCACCCGCGAGCAGTCGAGCTTCACCAGGTTGTCGGTCGTGGGCCCGAGCCCGTAGTCGGCGCCGGTGTCGACGAGGTCCCACATGATGTTGCCGATCCGCGCCATCGCCTCGAGCTTCGCGTAGTCGGTCGGCGAGTCCTGCACGACTCTGATCCCCGGGTTGGCCTCCATGAACGGCTCGACCCAGGCCTTCGTCTGCGCCTCCTGGTACGCGCCGCCGTAGCTCGCGAAGACCACGCCGTCGTCGTCGCCTCCGCATCCCGCCAGCGAGCTCCCGGCCGCGAGGCCGGCGGAGGCGAGCAGGCCGCCCTTGAGCACCTGCCTCCTGCTGAAGCGCCCGGACATGTCAGCACATCCTTCCGACGCAGGACACTAGTAGTACTTTGTTAT
This genomic interval from Streptosporangiales bacterium contains the following:
- a CDS encoding extracellular solute-binding protein, yielding MSGRFSRRQVLKGGLLASAGLAAGSSLAGCGGDDDGVVFASYGGAYQEAQTKAWVEPFMEANPGIRVVQDSPTDYAKLEAMARIGNIMWDLVDTGADYGLGPTTDNLVKLDCSRVPCSELQPKRLVTTGYRVPVITYSNVIGYRTDKFGGRKPSTYEDFFDLKRFPGPRSIASIASNGSTFEVALLADGVRPRDLYPIDVDRALKKLDTIKSSLVYWETGEQSAQLVADGQAVMGTSWNGRVYDYAKEDAPVDIMWSQHFLTADYLVIPKNAKNVEAATRLCAYMVAADNSARISEYITYGPTNINALDKVNDKIRPFLATTHLKTALSLDDEWWAANLTSVEQKFQTWRSA